The Caulifigura coniformis genome includes a region encoding these proteins:
- a CDS encoding WD40 repeat domain-containing protein, with amino-acid sequence MPDATPASPPAFDITKCKVATAWANDRPLVACRFDPLGRYVFCGAEEKTVIRFKLDDGARTPMPGGHDTWVHGLACTPNGEFLISGGCEGKITWWQAAAEAPAPVRQVTAHKGWVRQLAVSPDGSLVASAGNDGFVRLWKTADGSLVKELAGHPRDVYSVVWHSSGQFLCSGDILGNVRQWDVVGGSTIRTFEAKEVHSYNAAGQQVDFGGVRGVAISPDGKYLAVGGLHKATNPLGAVHEPLVMLYEWESGKLAKQQVTEGITGGGIWRLVYLADGTLVGASGGSSGGWLLFWKADQEKAVHKFQTPNILRDMDLSADGTRFATAHHDKHVRITTMV; translated from the coding sequence ATGCCTGACGCCACCCCCGCGTCCCCCCCGGCGTTTGATATCACCAAGTGCAAAGTCGCCACCGCCTGGGCGAATGACCGCCCGCTTGTCGCCTGCCGCTTCGATCCGCTCGGCCGCTACGTCTTCTGTGGGGCCGAAGAAAAGACCGTCATCCGCTTCAAGCTCGACGACGGCGCGAGAACGCCGATGCCTGGCGGACACGACACCTGGGTCCACGGCCTCGCCTGCACGCCCAACGGCGAGTTCCTGATCTCAGGCGGCTGCGAAGGCAAAATCACCTGGTGGCAGGCCGCCGCCGAAGCCCCCGCCCCCGTGCGCCAGGTCACCGCCCATAAGGGTTGGGTCCGGCAGCTCGCCGTCAGTCCCGACGGATCGCTGGTCGCCTCCGCTGGCAACGACGGCTTCGTCCGTCTGTGGAAAACGGCCGACGGCTCGCTGGTCAAAGAACTGGCCGGCCATCCGCGCGACGTCTATTCCGTCGTCTGGCATTCGAGCGGACAGTTCCTCTGCTCGGGCGACATCCTGGGGAACGTCCGGCAGTGGGACGTGGTGGGCGGCTCGACGATCCGCACCTTCGAAGCCAAGGAAGTCCACAGCTACAACGCCGCCGGACAGCAGGTCGACTTTGGCGGCGTGCGAGGCGTCGCCATCAGCCCTGACGGCAAATACCTCGCCGTCGGCGGTCTCCACAAGGCGACCAACCCGCTCGGCGCGGTGCACGAGCCGCTGGTGATGCTCTACGAATGGGAAAGCGGCAAGCTCGCGAAGCAGCAGGTGACGGAAGGAATCACCGGCGGCGGAATCTGGCGCCTGGTGTACCTCGCCGACGGAACCCTCGTCGGCGCCTCCGGCGGGTCGAGCGGCGGCTGGCTGCTGTTCTGGAAGGCGGATCAGGAGAAGGCGGTTCACAAGTTCCAGACGCCGAACATCCTTCGCGACATGGATCTCTCCGCGGACGGAACCCGCTTCGCGACCGCGCATCACGACAAGCACGTGCGGATCACGACGATGGTCTAA
- a CDS encoding DUF1559 domain-containing protein — MLRGTRTGFTLIELLVVIAIIAILIALLLPAVQQAREAARRTQCKNNLKQFGLALHNYHDTADRFPYRMGGTTGTGTNGDRGSGLVLLLPYFEQSALYNQISSAQTIGATTFPAFGDNCDDGTLYTLWKNDIPAFTCPSSPNIKHYLSLVHYGFSAGDSAWWATPYLSFANARNLVRGPFGFQTNKRFADFADGTSNTILMGEQTTSRGGRDALGGVLRGQGNGVVDNPASCLLLVNRATGEFSGTGTVSTSRGSRWCNGVIAYTTVNTILPPNSPACTVGADFREAGQFPVQSRHTGGAHVLMGDGSVRFVSENIDAGNLAAQDVRAAAGRSPYGVWGSLGSLAGGETVGEF, encoded by the coding sequence ATGCTTAGGGGCACCCGTACCGGGTTTACGTTGATTGAGTTATTGGTGGTGATCGCGATTATCGCGATCCTGATCGCGCTGCTGCTGCCGGCTGTTCAACAGGCCCGCGAGGCCGCACGGCGAACACAGTGCAAGAACAATCTGAAACAGTTTGGACTGGCTCTCCACAACTACCACGACACGGCGGACCGATTCCCTTACCGCATGGGGGGAACGACCGGCACGGGAACCAACGGCGACCGCGGCAGCGGACTCGTGCTCTTGCTGCCCTACTTCGAGCAGTCGGCTCTTTACAACCAGATCAGTTCCGCCCAGACGATCGGAGCGACCACGTTCCCGGCCTTTGGAGACAACTGCGACGACGGGACGCTCTACACGCTGTGGAAGAACGACATCCCGGCATTCACCTGCCCGTCGTCGCCGAACATCAAGCATTACCTGTCGCTGGTTCACTACGGGTTCTCGGCGGGCGACAGCGCCTGGTGGGCGACGCCGTACCTGAGCTTTGCGAACGCCCGTAACCTGGTTCGCGGGCCATTCGGGTTCCAGACCAACAAGCGGTTCGCGGATTTCGCGGACGGAACGAGCAACACGATCCTGATGGGTGAGCAGACCACCAGTCGCGGAGGTCGCGATGCACTGGGAGGCGTCCTTCGCGGACAGGGGAATGGCGTGGTCGACAACCCGGCCAGCTGCCTGCTGCTGGTGAATCGGGCGACCGGGGAATTCTCGGGCACCGGGACGGTTTCGACGAGCCGCGGCTCTCGATGGTGCAACGGCGTGATTGCCTACACGACGGTCAACACGATCCTTCCCCCGAACTCTCCGGCCTGCACGGTCGGAGCGGACTTCCGGGAAGCGGGCCAGTTTCCGGTGCAGAGCCGTCATACCGGCGGCGCACACGTTTTGATGGGCGATGGCTCGGTGCGCTTCGTCAGTGAGAACATCGACGCGGGCAACCTTGCCGCGCAGGACGTGCGGGCGGCCGCAGGCCGGTCGCCATACGGCGTCTGGGGTTCGCTGGGCTCGCTCGCAGGAGGTGAGACGGTTGGAGAGTTCTGA
- a CDS encoding carboxypeptidase-like regulatory domain-containing protein has translation MILTERFRGGWLLGAAVAFLSGCGAEEVVDRPKVYPVVGVVMHDNKPVEGATVMFVPQGHSNAAAAITDANGEFKLQTFAENDGAVPGNYKVTVRKIKIGAQADSGRDDAPVGAGGETWLLPKKYGDAGTTDLTATVSESGENKVTLKLTGAAGGAVGGPPANFKGNG, from the coding sequence ATGATTCTGACTGAGAGATTTCGGGGTGGCTGGCTGCTGGGAGCAGCGGTGGCCTTCCTGAGCGGCTGCGGCGCCGAAGAAGTTGTTGACCGCCCCAAGGTCTACCCCGTGGTTGGCGTCGTCATGCATGACAACAAGCCGGTGGAGGGGGCGACCGTGATGTTCGTCCCCCAGGGACACTCGAACGCCGCGGCGGCCATCACCGACGCGAACGGTGAGTTCAAACTGCAGACCTTCGCGGAGAACGACGGTGCGGTGCCGGGGAACTACAAGGTCACAGTGCGCAAGATCAAGATCGGCGCCCAGGCCGACTCCGGCAGAGACGATGCACCCGTCGGCGCCGGGGGGGAAACCTGGCTCCTTCCGAAGAAGTACGGTGACGCCGGTACGACCGACCTGACCGCGACGGTCAGCGAATCGGGCGAGAACAAGGTGACGCTGAAACTGACAGGCGCGGCCGGCGGCGCGGTGGGAGGTCCACCCGCGAACTTCAAAGGCAACGGCTGA
- the guaB gene encoding IMP dehydrogenase, giving the protein MLDRVQETGLTFDDVLLVPAYSEVVPADVDVASKLTRNITLNVPIISSPMDTVTESDMAIGMAQEGGIGIIHKNMTAERQAMEVDHVKRSENGIIFDPVTMSPEATVADLVQMMDQRNIGGVPITKNGKLVGIMTRRDLRFLDSGSTRIEDVMTRENLITAKENTNLKDAERILRENKVEKLLLVDDEFQLRGLITIKDIDKNLRFPKACKDHRGRLRVGAAVGVNDHERVTRLIEAGADVLVVDSAHGHSRNVIESVKAIKKEWSIDVIAGNVATIEGAKALLDAGADAVKVGIGPGSICTTRVVSGVGVPQLTAVANAAKAVQGSDVPIIADGGIRYSGDITKALAAGAYTVMLGGLLAGLDESPGEMILFQGRTFKRYRGMGSLGAMVQGSSDRYRQTLTEDDLKGRPKLVPEGVEGRVPYKGPLHGLLYQLVGGIRAGMGYLGVRTIAQLRTEAKFLRVTAASVRESHPHDIAITQESPNYSTEHSPRE; this is encoded by the coding sequence ATGCTTGACCGGGTTCAAGAAACCGGCCTCACGTTTGATGACGTCCTGCTCGTTCCTGCTTACAGCGAGGTCGTCCCGGCGGACGTCGATGTCGCCTCGAAGCTGACACGCAACATCACGCTGAACGTTCCGATCATCTCCTCCCCGATGGACACCGTCACCGAGAGTGACATGGCGATCGGGATGGCTCAGGAAGGCGGGATCGGAATCATCCACAAGAACATGACCGCCGAGCGGCAGGCCATGGAAGTGGATCACGTGAAGCGGTCGGAGAACGGCATCATCTTCGATCCGGTGACGATGTCGCCGGAGGCAACGGTCGCCGACCTGGTTCAGATGATGGACCAGCGAAACATCGGCGGTGTTCCGATTACGAAAAATGGGAAGCTTGTTGGAATTATGACGCGCCGCGACCTGCGGTTCCTCGATTCGGGGTCGACCCGGATCGAAGACGTCATGACCAGGGAAAATCTCATTACCGCGAAAGAAAATACGAACCTGAAGGACGCGGAACGGATTCTCCGGGAAAACAAGGTGGAGAAACTTCTCCTTGTCGACGATGAATTCCAACTAAGAGGCCTGATCACGATCAAGGACATCGACAAAAATCTGCGATTTCCTAAAGCGTGCAAGGACCACCGGGGGCGATTGAGAGTCGGGGCGGCGGTCGGGGTCAATGACCACGAACGCGTGACCCGGCTGATTGAGGCAGGGGCGGATGTGCTCGTGGTCGACAGCGCCCACGGGCACTCCAGGAACGTGATCGAGAGCGTCAAGGCCATCAAGAAGGAATGGTCGATCGACGTGATCGCCGGCAACGTCGCCACGATCGAGGGAGCGAAGGCTCTCCTCGACGCCGGGGCGGACGCCGTGAAGGTGGGGATCGGCCCCGGATCGATCTGCACGACCAGGGTCGTGTCAGGCGTCGGCGTGCCGCAGCTGACGGCTGTGGCCAACGCCGCGAAAGCGGTCCAGGGAAGTGATGTGCCGATTATTGCGGATGGGGGCATCCGCTATAGCGGCGACATCACCAAGGCTCTGGCGGCCGGGGCATACACCGTGATGCTCGGCGGCCTTCTGGCCGGCCTCGACGAAAGCCCAGGCGAGATGATCCTGTTCCAGGGCCGCACGTTTAAGCGGTATCGCGGAATGGGATCGCTGGGAGCGATGGTTCAGGGGAGCAGCGACCGTTACCGGCAGACGTTGACGGAAGACGATTTGAAGGGGCGTCCGAAGCTCGTGCCGGAAGGTGTCGAGGGACGGGTGCCCTACAAGGGACCACTGCACGGACTGCTGTACCAACTGGTCGGTGGAATTCGTGCAGGAATGGGTTACCTGGGGGTGCGGACCATCGCACAGCTTCGCACGGAAGCGAAGTTCCTCCGGGTCACAGCGGCCTCGGTTCGGGAGAGCCACCCGCATGACATTGCGATTACTCAGGAATCACCGAATTATTCGACGGAACACTCGCCTCGCGAGTGA
- a CDS encoding ATPase, T2SS/T4P/T4SS family: MRLWYNQVHDSRRSVLETELEVVTIGRDRVNTLALNSPLVSKRQALIRRVNGQLVLHNLGLNSCMVGENEVLGGQSAEFTPGETIRIWPYTITVETSEIVPVSRLELEQHLRGLMSGLETRVHELLLRRFDLYELEQNRLGDERNILQLEHHIEDVCRELKLFNEANDPLLEEIVGLVLRDYVVNQLILDSDDEASRAARLTWNEFDLPATLVPERETELKSLLAAAHEKLELEALPDLSGRIRQVESRFSAVFPQLRPSIHRELRRYLVLRTLKKDLKDTVFGYGPLQDLLRAPTITEIMVVRSDQIYVERDGVVELSGRRFLSDKVTESIIERIVAQVGRRIDKSQPLVDARLDDGSRVNAVIPPLAVRGPCLTIRKFPSSRFTMDDLVESATITASAAAFLRACVVNQRNILVSGGTGAGKTTLLNVLSAFIPVKERIITIEDTQELQLRQDHVVSLESKPANVEGTGAYTIRDLVRNALRMRPDRIIVGECRGAEALDMLQAMNTGHDGSMTTVHANSSEEVIKRLELLVLMGAEIPVASIHRQIASALDVVVQISREAGGSRVVTQVSEVAGYDERTGRLILHDVFDRRDGRALRPTGYLPTFLSELLGEKLLPLEFLLEDDAE; this comes from the coding sequence ATGCGACTTTGGTACAACCAGGTCCACGACAGTCGCCGATCGGTCCTGGAGACCGAGCTGGAAGTGGTCACGATCGGGCGTGACCGCGTGAACACGCTGGCGCTCAACAGTCCGCTGGTCTCCAAGCGGCAGGCCCTCATCCGCCGGGTCAACGGGCAGCTCGTCCTCCACAATCTCGGCCTGAACAGCTGCATGGTCGGGGAGAACGAGGTTCTCGGGGGACAGTCGGCCGAGTTCACGCCGGGCGAAACGATCCGCATCTGGCCCTACACGATCACCGTCGAGACGTCGGAGATCGTCCCCGTCAGCCGCCTGGAACTCGAGCAGCACCTGCGGGGCCTGATGTCCGGCCTGGAAACCCGTGTCCATGAACTGCTGCTGCGACGATTCGACCTGTATGAACTGGAGCAGAACCGCCTGGGGGATGAGCGGAACATCCTGCAACTCGAACATCACATCGAGGACGTCTGCCGCGAGCTCAAGCTGTTCAATGAAGCCAACGATCCGCTGCTCGAAGAGATCGTCGGGCTCGTCCTGCGCGACTATGTCGTCAACCAGCTGATCCTGGACAGCGACGACGAAGCCTCCCGCGCGGCGCGTCTGACCTGGAACGAATTCGACCTTCCGGCCACGCTCGTGCCCGAGCGGGAAACCGAGCTCAAGAGCCTGCTGGCGGCCGCGCATGAGAAGCTCGAACTGGAAGCGCTCCCGGATTTGAGCGGACGGATCCGGCAGGTCGAGTCGAGGTTTTCCGCGGTCTTTCCGCAGCTGCGTCCGAGTATCCATCGCGAGCTGCGGCGCTACCTTGTCCTGCGGACGCTGAAGAAGGATCTCAAGGACACGGTGTTCGGTTACGGACCGCTTCAGGACCTGCTGCGGGCACCCACGATCACGGAAATCATGGTGGTCCGCAGCGACCAGATCTACGTCGAGCGGGATGGCGTCGTCGAGCTTTCGGGACGGCGATTCCTGTCGGACAAGGTCACTGAATCGATCATCGAGCGAATCGTCGCGCAGGTCGGCCGGCGGATCGACAAGAGTCAGCCGCTGGTCGATGCGCGGCTCGATGACGGCAGCCGGGTGAATGCGGTGATTCCCCCGCTGGCGGTGCGCGGCCCGTGCCTGACGATCCGGAAGTTTCCATCGTCCCGGTTCACCATGGATGACCTGGTGGAGTCCGCGACGATCACCGCCTCGGCGGCCGCGTTCCTTCGGGCGTGCGTCGTGAATCAACGCAACATTCTCGTGAGCGGCGGGACCGGCGCGGGAAAGACGACTTTGCTGAATGTTCTCTCGGCCTTCATTCCGGTCAAAGAGCGAATCATCACCATCGAGGATACGCAGGAGCTTCAGCTCCGGCAGGATCACGTGGTGTCGCTCGAGTCGAAGCCGGCGAATGTCGAGGGAACCGGGGCGTACACGATTCGAGATCTGGTGCGGAATGCGCTCCGCATGCGGCCGGACCGCATCATCGTGGGAGAGTGTCGGGGGGCGGAAGCCCTTGATATGCTTCAGGCGATGAATACGGGGCATGACGGGTCGATGACGACCGTTCATGCCAACAGTTCCGAGGAAGTCATCAAGCGACTGGAGCTCCTGGTGCTCATGGGGGCCGAGATTCCCGTCGCTTCGATTCACAGGCAGATTGCGTCGGCGCTCGACGTGGTGGTCCAGATCAGTCGCGAGGCCGGTGGAAGCCGCGTCGTCACGCAGGTGTCCGAAGTGGCCGGGTACGACGAACGGACGGGCCGGCTGATTCTTCACGATGTATTTGACCGGCGGGATGGACGTGCGTTGCGACCGACCGGCTACCTGCCGACCTTTTTGTCCGAGCTGCTCGGTGAGAAACTGCTGCCGCTTGAGTTCTTGCTTGAAGACGATGCCGAATGA
- a CDS encoding YhdH/YhfP family quinone oxidoreductase has translation MASRSNDRRRFLLKHQASSSQDASVRPESFRCYFVEQVGQEIHGSVQERPFVELPADDVLIRVSHSSLNYKDAMAASGHRGIVKTFPHVPGIDAAGVVVESTDPAFLPGDEVIATGREIGVERWGAWSEYLRAPAAWVQHVPEGLTPFETMVLGTAGFTAAQCVAALLEHGVTPDQGEIVVTGATGGVGSLAIRILARLGYNVAAVSGKESQANWLRKQGASRVIPRSDFVDSGSRPLLNAAWAGGVDTVGGPALATMIRATHHRGCVAACGVVGGAELPLTVYPFILRGVTLAGIDSAWCPDHRRTEIWRRLGHEWKIDGLEAMAVEVPLDKVGDAVQAMLAGHALGRTVVSLQ, from the coding sequence ATGGCTTCTCGAAGCAACGATCGACGTCGATTTCTCCTGAAACACCAGGCGAGCAGTTCTCAGGACGCCTCGGTGCGCCCAGAGTCGTTTCGCTGCTACTTCGTCGAGCAGGTCGGCCAGGAGATTCATGGTTCCGTGCAGGAGCGGCCCTTCGTCGAACTTCCTGCCGATGACGTGCTCATCCGGGTGTCTCACTCCTCTCTGAACTACAAGGACGCGATGGCGGCCAGCGGCCATCGCGGCATCGTCAAAACCTTTCCGCACGTGCCGGGCATTGACGCCGCGGGTGTGGTCGTGGAAAGCACCGACCCCGCATTCCTGCCGGGTGACGAAGTCATCGCCACAGGGCGTGAGATCGGCGTGGAGCGGTGGGGCGCCTGGTCGGAATACCTGAGGGCGCCGGCGGCGTGGGTTCAGCACGTCCCCGAAGGACTCACTCCCTTCGAGACAATGGTGCTCGGGACGGCCGGATTCACGGCGGCTCAATGCGTGGCAGCCCTCCTCGAACATGGCGTCACGCCCGATCAGGGTGAGATCGTCGTCACGGGCGCGACAGGCGGCGTCGGAAGCCTCGCGATCCGCATTCTCGCCCGCCTGGGATACAACGTCGCCGCCGTCTCGGGGAAGGAATCGCAGGCCAACTGGCTTCGCAAGCAGGGGGCATCCCGGGTCATCCCCAGGTCCGATTTTGTGGACTCGGGTTCGCGTCCCCTTCTCAACGCGGCCTGGGCCGGCGGCGTCGATACCGTCGGCGGGCCAGCACTGGCGACGATGATCCGGGCCACACATCACCGCGGCTGCGTGGCAGCTTGTGGCGTGGTCGGCGGGGCCGAACTGCCCCTGACGGTCTATCCGTTCATCCTCAGGGGTGTCACGCTGGCCGGCATCGACTCAGCCTGGTGCCCTGACCACCGCCGCACCGAGATCTGGCGACGTCTCGGACATGAGTGGAAGATCGACGGCCTCGAAGCGATGGCCGTCGAGGTACCACTCGACAAGGTGGGGGATGCTGTGCAGGCGATGCTCGCCGGACATGCGCTGGGACGCACCGTCGTTTCGCTCCAGTGA
- a CDS encoding zinc ribbon domain-containing protein: MSVAADLTELHRLHSALKEIREDLSRGPRQLKIRDQVITNAKNEVTSKQEELKQTRLAADRKGLELKTLEAKLVDLRGKLNQAASNREYDILRGQIEADGAAKAVMEDEILDYLDRIDRLQKEIVIAHERVGQAEADKKSYSAQFAAEEPVLKQKEADLVGRMATAEKVLTGETLSQYRRVVDAHGAEAMAPVENGVCTGCYVALRPQQRVQLNNGVLLFCSSCGRLLYLSE, encoded by the coding sequence ATGTCGGTCGCTGCGGACCTCACGGAACTTCATCGACTGCACTCCGCTCTCAAGGAGATCCGCGAAGACCTTTCGCGCGGTCCGCGGCAACTCAAGATTCGCGATCAGGTCATTACCAACGCGAAGAACGAAGTCACCTCGAAGCAGGAAGAGTTGAAACAGACGCGACTGGCGGCTGACCGCAAGGGGCTCGAACTGAAAACGCTCGAGGCGAAGCTTGTCGACCTGCGGGGAAAGCTGAACCAGGCGGCCAGCAATCGCGAATACGACATTCTGCGAGGCCAGATTGAAGCCGACGGCGCCGCCAAGGCGGTGATGGAGGACGAGATCCTCGATTACCTCGACCGGATCGACCGCCTGCAGAAGGAAATCGTCATCGCCCACGAGCGAGTCGGCCAGGCCGAAGCGGACAAGAAATCCTATTCCGCGCAATTCGCGGCCGAGGAGCCGGTCCTGAAGCAGAAAGAGGCCGACCTCGTGGGCCGGATGGCGACCGCGGAGAAGGTTCTCACTGGCGAAACACTGTCTCAGTACCGCCGCGTCGTCGATGCCCACGGCGCCGAAGCCATGGCGCCCGTCGAGAACGGCGTCTGCACCGGATGCTACGTGGCCCTCAGGCCGCAGCAGCGCGTCCAGCTGAACAATGGCGTCCTGCTCTTCTGCAGCAGCTGCGGGCGCCTGCTCTACCTGTCGGAATAG
- the hisD gene encoding histidinol dehydrogenase — protein sequence MSMFPITTIDCRTSDATALIDELRAKLSPRGDIVSEAGRQRTIALFGEALSPQQVVERICGDVKTRGLDALLHYTEKLDRKALTRESMRVPAEELAAAHAKASPEFLQTLRHIRANIEEFQKAILVHDAGVKRPAGKGTIELRQRYLPLRRIGVCVPGGAAAYPSTLLMTIVPAQVAGVKEIAVVVPPTDFGAYNIDVLATCHELGVTEVYRVGGAQAVAAMAYGVDGLPQVDKIVGPGNLFVALAKKHVYGEVDIDSIAGPSEVVVLADDTARADFVASDLISQAEHSPGSGVLITWHEPLISAVRDELTKQLARLERGDLAARSLTDYSALILARDAAEAARLTDLFAPEHLHISTAAPEAMVAGIQNAGAIFLGHYTPVAMGDYVAGPSHVLPTGGTARFANGLCANDFLKRSSLIAYDAQSLAADAPHVQRMADKEGLTAHRASVDIRLP from the coding sequence ATGTCCATGTTTCCGATCACCACCATCGACTGCCGTACCTCGGACGCCACCGCGCTCATCGATGAGCTTCGCGCCAAACTCAGCCCGCGTGGCGACATCGTTTCCGAAGCCGGACGCCAGCGGACGATCGCCCTCTTCGGCGAGGCCCTCTCCCCCCAGCAGGTGGTCGAACGCATCTGCGGCGACGTCAAGACCCGCGGACTCGACGCCCTCCTGCACTACACCGAAAAACTTGACCGCAAGGCGCTCACCCGCGAGTCGATGCGCGTGCCCGCCGAAGAACTCGCGGCCGCTCACGCCAAGGCCTCGCCGGAATTCCTCCAGACGCTTCGCCACATCCGCGCAAACATCGAAGAGTTCCAGAAGGCGATCCTCGTCCATGATGCGGGAGTGAAGCGGCCGGCAGGGAAGGGGACGATCGAGCTCCGCCAGCGCTATCTCCCCCTGCGGCGGATCGGCGTCTGCGTTCCCGGAGGCGCCGCTGCCTATCCGTCGACCCTGCTGATGACCATCGTTCCCGCCCAGGTCGCGGGCGTGAAGGAGATCGCCGTCGTCGTCCCGCCGACGGACTTCGGCGCGTACAACATCGATGTCCTCGCGACCTGCCACGAGCTGGGAGTGACCGAGGTCTACCGTGTCGGCGGCGCTCAGGCCGTCGCCGCGATGGCCTACGGCGTCGACGGCCTGCCACAGGTCGACAAGATCGTCGGCCCGGGCAACCTCTTCGTCGCCCTCGCCAAGAAACACGTCTATGGCGAAGTCGACATCGACAGCATTGCCGGCCCCAGTGAAGTCGTCGTCCTGGCGGATGACACCGCCCGCGCCGACTTCGTCGCCAGTGATCTCATCTCACAGGCCGAGCACAGTCCCGGCTCGGGCGTGCTCATTACCTGGCACGAGCCGTTGATCAGCGCCGTCCGGGACGAGCTGACGAAGCAGCTCGCCCGACTTGAACGTGGAGACCTCGCCGCCCGCAGCCTCACCGACTACAGCGCCCTCATCCTCGCCCGCGACGCCGCCGAGGCCGCCCGACTCACCGATCTCTTCGCCCCCGAGCACCTCCACATCTCGACTGCTGCTCCCGAAGCGATGGTCGCCGGAATCCAGAATGCCGGCGCGATCTTCCTCGGACACTACACGCCGGTCGCCATGGGCGACTACGTCGCCGGCCCGTCGCACGTCCTCCCCACGGGGGGGACTGCCCGCTTCGCCAACGGACTCTGCGCCAACGACTTCCTCAAACGGTCGTCGCTGATCGCCTACGACGCGCAGTCCCTGGCGGCCGACGCCCCGCACGTGCAGCGGATGGCCGACAAGGAAGGTCTGACGGCCCACCGCGCGAGCGTCGACATCCGCCTGCCCTGA
- a CDS encoding tRNA dihydrouridine synthase, whose product MTATASISELRAPSIGPFQLRTPFVQAALSGYSDWPMRVLARRFGASYALCEVLLDQFVLQLKGRERTKHHLKVTADEHPVGGQLMGSSPEEFGPAAVRLMEAGFSVIDINFGCPVKKVLGRCRGGYHLSQPAVALEIVRRVRDSLPDSVPVTLKMRRGIDDSAESRDRFFEILDGAFAAGVSAITVHGRTVEQKYIGPSRWSFLREVKDHVGDRTILGSGDLFSAQACLDMMRETGVDGVTIARGAIGNPWIFQQAEALWNGEPLPPPPTVHQQRDVLEHHFALALETYGPERCTTPMRKFGVKYAKLHPQLDQVRAAFCIVKTPADWAAVLRTHYASDGPGQYPDVDDSASGESCEV is encoded by the coding sequence GTGACCGCCACCGCCTCCATTTCTGAACTGCGCGCCCCGAGCATCGGACCGTTCCAGCTGCGGACTCCGTTCGTGCAGGCGGCGCTCAGCGGCTACAGCGACTGGCCGATGCGCGTTCTCGCCCGCCGGTTCGGAGCGTCCTACGCCCTCTGTGAAGTGCTGCTCGACCAGTTCGTCCTGCAGTTGAAGGGACGGGAGCGGACGAAGCACCACCTCAAGGTCACCGCGGATGAGCACCCCGTCGGCGGACAGCTCATGGGGTCTTCGCCCGAGGAATTCGGCCCCGCTGCCGTCCGGCTGATGGAGGCTGGCTTCAGCGTCATCGACATCAACTTCGGCTGCCCCGTCAAGAAGGTTCTCGGACGCTGCCGCGGCGGTTACCACCTCAGCCAGCCCGCCGTCGCCCTCGAGATCGTCCGCCGCGTGCGCGACTCTCTTCCCGACTCTGTGCCCGTCACACTGAAGATGCGCCGCGGCATTGATGATTCCGCCGAAAGCCGCGACCGGTTCTTCGAGATCCTCGACGGCGCCTTCGCGGCCGGCGTCAGCGCCATCACCGTCCACGGTCGGACCGTCGAACAGAAGTACATCGGCCCGAGCCGATGGAGTTTCCTCCGCGAAGTGAAAGACCACGTCGGCGACCGCACCATCCTCGGCAGCGGCGACCTGTTCTCGGCCCAGGCCTGTCTCGACATGATGCGTGAGACCGGCGTCGACGGCGTCACCATCGCCCGCGGAGCCATCGGCAATCCCTGGATTTTCCAGCAGGCCGAGGCCCTGTGGAACGGCGAGCCTCTCCCCCCGCCCCCCACAGTCCATCAGCAGCGCGACGTCCTCGAACATCACTTCGCCCTCGCCCTCGAAACCTACGGCCCCGAACGCTGCACCACCCCGATGCGGAAGTTCGGCGTCAAGTACGCGAAACTGCATCCGCAGCTCGACCAGGTGCGGGCCGCTTTCTGCATCGTGAAAACTCCGGCCGACTGGGCCGCCGTCCTGCGAACCCACTACGCCTCCGATGGTCCGGGACAGTATCCCGATGTCGACGACAGCGCCTCGGGCGAATCCTGCGAGGTCTAG